A region of Anopheles merus strain MAF chromosome 2R, AmerM5.1, whole genome shotgun sequence DNA encodes the following proteins:
- the LOC121588507 gene encoding general odorant-binding protein 83a-like yields MKLVTFVFVALVCCSMTLGDTTPRRDAEYPPPELLEALKPLHDICLGKTGVTEEAIKKFSDEEIHEDEKLKCYMNCLFHEAKVVDDNGDVHLEKLHDSLPSSMHDIAMHMGKRCLYPEGETLCDKAFWLHKCWKQSDPKHYFLV; encoded by the exons ATGAAGCTAGTGACCTTCGTGTTTGTTGCCTTGGTGTGCTGTTCCATGACATTGGGCGACACTACACCACGCCGGGATGCAGAATATCCTCCGCCCGAGTTGCTGGAGGCACTGAAACCACTGCATGATATTTGCCTCGGAAAGACGGGTGTTACTGAGG AAGCGATCAAGAAGTTCAGCGACGAGGAGATCCACGAGGACGAAAAGCTCAAATGCTACATGAACTGTCTCTTCCACGAGGCCAAGGTGGTGGACGACAATGGGGACGTGCATCTGGAGAAGCTGCACGATTCGCTCCCGAGCTCGATGCACGACATCGCGATGCACATGGGCAAGCGGTGCCTCTATCCCGAGGGCGAAACACTCTGCGACAAGGCGTTCTGGCTGCACAAGTGCTGGAAGCAGTCCGATCCGAAG CACTATTTCTTagtgtaa
- the LOC121590548 gene encoding putative odorant receptor 83c, producing the protein MEASEKFCQFERYLRTLCKIIGFDVMTETWKKTYQTFMSICLCSQYFILMVYSLIIASDTFELFKSLSFLGFFFQCSLKIYYTIQQAPQYAVNFSCLKEAIYERHSKGTPAQKTTITRIIDLLVLVTKAISVLYTSSLFIFSLYPAYMYFVVHVKVPIFPLYIPGINIYSAYGYGITNSFHMMIAVYGLLGALTSDIAFIMFVVHFVTYGGLFKIECEQFDQDLSSVSQHCEWGTVVYKTFCRQRMRAIYQYHQSVIFYLESMQECYRNICVVQVASCSLSTVFNLFLALTTDWYATYGFIVISVFQLFVYCLMGTVMQIMNEQMIDYISNLPWYMLPTEEQKQFKFMLARSQLSAEIMIRSIGPMNMETFTDIMQKMYSAFAMMYSFLVDLG; encoded by the exons ATGGAGGCGTCCGAGAAATTCTGCCAGTTTGAGCGTTATTTACGCACCCTTTGCAAGATAATCGGTTTCGATGTGATGACCGAAACGTGGAAAAAGACGTACCAAACATTCATGTCGATCTGTCTCTGCTCACAGTATTTCATATTGATGGTTTACTCGCTGATCATTGCCAGCGACACGTTCGAGCTGTTCAAATCCCTCTCATTTTTGGGGTTTTTCTTTCAGTGTTCGCTGAAGATATACTACACGATCCAGCAAGCACCTCAGTATGCGGTGAATTTTTCGTGCCTGAAGGAAGCGATCTACGAGCGTCACTCGAAAGGGACCCCAGCACAAAAGACGACCATTACCCGGATCATAGACCTGTTGGTGCTCGTGACGAAAGCCATCTCAGTTCTTTATACTTCGtccttgtttattttttcactgtATCCGGCTTATATGTACTTTGTGGTACATGTGAAGGTACCGATCTTTCCACTGTACATACCGGGGATTAACATCTACTCGGCGTACGGTTATGGCATCACCAATTCGTTTCATATGATGATCGCTGTGTACGGGTTGCTCGGTGCACTGACGTCCGACATTGCCTTCATTATGTTTGTGGTGCATTTCGTTACCTATGGGGGGCTGTTCAAGATTGAGTGTGAACAGTTTGACCAGGATCTGAGTAGTGTTTCGCAGCATTGTGAGTGGGGAACGGTAGTATATAAAACGTTCTGCCGCCAACGGATGCGCGCCATCTATCAGTATCATCAAAGCGTTATCTTCTATCTGGAGTCTATGCAGGAATGCTATCGTAATATCTGCGTAGTGCAGGTAGCTTCCTGTAGTTTATCAACCGTATTCAATCTATTTTTGGCCTTGACG ACGGATTGGTACGCAACGTACGGATTTATTGTGATATCTGTGTTTCAACTGTTTGTGTACTGCTTGATGGGAACTGTGATGCAAATAATG AACGAACAAATGATTGATTACATCTCGAATCTGCCCTGGTATATGCTCCCAACCGAAGAGCAGAAGCAGTTTAAGTTTATGCTTGCACGCAGTCAGCTTTCAGCAGAAATAATGATCCGCAGTATCGGTCCGATGAACATGGAAACCTTCACTGACATTATGCAGAAGATGTACTCCGCATTTGCCATGATGTACAGTTTTCTGGTTGATCTTGGCTAG